In Halobacterium noricense, the genomic stretch GTCGAATTGCTCCCGGTCGACGGCCGCGCCCTCCGCAGGGCCGTCCGGCAGCGGGACGGTCATCGCTTCGGGGAGCGCGTCGTCCTGTCGGTCGTGGCCCTCGCGGACGTTGAACAGCCGCGTGAGGTTCCAGGCGCGCTCGCCGAGGTCGGCCAGCGACTCCGTGGTGGCGTCCACGCCGATCGCGCGCAGCCAGCGCGCGCCCTGTTCGGGTGCGGCTTCGCCCGCGAAGTCGTCGGCGACCAGACACCAGCGCGCGCTGCGGGCGTTCTGCTCGCTGACGACCGCACGCACGCGGTCCGCGTCGCTCCACGACTCGGCGGCGACCGCGGCCTCCTCGATGGGGCGGGCGCGCCGGTGGCACGCGCCGCGGTCGCTGGTCGCGTACGCGAGCGCCATCGCGGGGGCCGCTCGCGGGTCGTACGTCGGGAGTTCCATCGCCTTCACCGCGGGAATCAGTTGGTCGAAGCCGAGCCGGTCGGCGGCCGCGACGACGCCGTCAGCGAGCCCATCCCCGAGGGCCGTCTCCCGCGTGGCGACCTCGCGGATGAGCCGCCGCGCGCCCTCGGGGTCGCCGAAGTCGACGTCCCTGTCGAGGGCACCGCGCTCGCTCGCTCGGGCGGCGAACGCGACCGCGCTCCCGGCGCTGATGACGTCCACGCCGAGGCGGTCGCAGAGCCCGCCGAGTTCCGCGATCGCGTCGAAGTCGCTGATGCCGAGGCCGGCACCCAGCGTGATGGATGCCGCGCCCCGCGGCACCGTCTCGCCGTCGCCGTCGGGCACGCGGAACCCGCCCGGCACGGCCTCGCCGGGTCGCTCTCGCCCGACGCTGGCTTCGCGGACGGCCTCGATGCCGATGTCCTCGGCACCGTCGAACGTCCCCGACTGCCAGCCCCGCGTTGGAAGCGCGCCGACTTCGTCCGCGAAGTCGACGGATTCGAGGGTCTCGCTGGCGGCTTGCCAGCGCCCGACCTCCGCGTCCGCGAACTCCTCGTCTGCGGCTTCGAGTTCTGACGGCGTCTCGGGCGCGTCGCCGCGTGCGACGACGGCCTTCAGCCCTTTCGCGCCCATCACGGTGCCCGCGCCGCCGCGGCCCGCGTGGTGGTCGC encodes the following:
- a CDS encoding aldehyde ferredoxin oxidoreductase family protein, producing MVGDHVLRVRLGSGTVSREAIPPEWRRRYVGGKGLAARYLLADTDAGVDPLGPENLLAFAVGPLTGRAPGEPRFAVVTKSPLTDAFLDSYAGGDFAARLAGSLADCLLVLVEGERDEPGVLVVEDGTARIEDAPELAGMDAAETDAQYPDAAVACVGPAGEHGVRFATVATDGGDHHAGRGGAGTVMGAKGLKAVVARGDAPETPSELEAADEEFADAEVGRWQAASETLESVDFADEVGALPTRGWQSGTFDGAEDIGIEAVREASVGRERPGEAVPGGFRVPDGDGETVPRGAASITLGAGLGISDFDAIAELGGLCDRLGVDVISAGSAVAFAARASERGALDRDVDFGDPEGARRLIREVATRETALGDGLADGVVAAADRLGFDQLIPAVKAMELPTYDPRAAPAMALAYATSDRGACHRRARPIEEAAVAAESWSDADRVRAVVSEQNARSARWCLVADDFAGEAAPEQGARWLRAIGVDATTESLADLGERAWNLTRLFNVREGHDRQDDALPEAMTVPLPDGPAEGAAVDREQFDAMLDAYYDARGWDSEGVPTEATLDRLDLTEITQ